The following proteins are encoded in a genomic region of Nicoliella spurrieriana:
- a CDS encoding acetyl-CoA C-acetyltransferase produces MEEVVIVSAVRTPIGKFGGALSNHSSVELGTIVTKEAIKRAALSPAQIDQVIFGNVLSAGAGQNIARQIQIQSDIPESKTAFTVNQVCGSGLRAVRSGQAAIAVGDAEIVVVGGTESMSNAPFLNHDMRFGHKMGAVNIEDSIQKDALTDAFSGAPMGLTAEKVAEQFNITRQQQDEFAFQSYQKAITAQDNGTFNDEIIPIDLPNGTQINSDESVRRDTNLAKLARLKPAFKAEGSVTAGNAASLNDGASALVLMTKQKALELGIHPLATINGYKETGIDPSIMGYAPYYAIKELAKSQGISVNAFEQVELNEAFAAQALAVINQLGIHRERVNATGGAIALGHPLGDSGSRIIVTLINNLKRNHQHRGLASLCIGGGMGMAIDISV; encoded by the coding sequence ATGGAAGAAGTTGTAATCGTTAGTGCCGTTAGAACCCCCATCGGAAAATTTGGTGGCGCACTTAGCAACCATTCATCAGTTGAATTGGGTACGATCGTCACTAAGGAGGCCATTAAAAGAGCTGCCCTTTCCCCAGCTCAAATCGATCAGGTAATTTTTGGAAACGTTCTTTCTGCAGGTGCGGGGCAAAATATCGCACGTCAAATTCAAATTCAATCCGACATTCCAGAAAGTAAAACTGCATTTACTGTAAACCAAGTTTGCGGATCAGGCCTCAGAGCGGTGCGGTCCGGACAAGCAGCGATTGCAGTTGGTGATGCTGAAATCGTAGTGGTCGGTGGAACCGAAAGTATGTCAAACGCCCCGTTTTTAAATCATGATATGCGCTTTGGTCATAAAATGGGCGCAGTTAATATAGAGGATTCAATCCAAAAGGATGCATTAACCGATGCGTTTTCTGGTGCGCCAATGGGGTTAACAGCTGAAAAAGTCGCTGAACAATTCAACATTACTAGACAGCAACAAGATGAATTTGCCTTTCAATCATATCAAAAGGCAATTACTGCTCAGGACAATGGGACCTTTAATGATGAAATCATCCCAATCGACCTCCCAAACGGGACTCAAATCAATAGTGATGAAAGCGTCCGCAGGGATACGAACCTAGCTAAGTTAGCAAGGTTAAAGCCCGCTTTCAAAGCTGAAGGTAGCGTTACGGCAGGGAATGCAGCGAGTTTAAATGACGGGGCCTCCGCACTAGTCCTCATGACGAAACAAAAAGCACTCGAGCTAGGGATTCATCCCCTAGCTACCATTAATGGTTATAAGGAGACTGGTATCGACCCATCCATCATGGGGTATGCACCATACTACGCCATTAAGGAATTAGCAAAAAGCCAAGGGATTTCCGTAAACGCCTTCGAACAAGTTGAATTAAACGAGGCGTTCGCAGCTCAAGCACTTGCAGTCATTAATCAATTAGGAATCCATCGCGAACGCGTCAACGCTACTGGGGGTGCCATTGCACTTGGTCATCCCCTCGGTGATTCAGGTTCACGGATCATCGTTACCCTAATCAATAACCTTAAACGAAATCACCAACACCGGGGATTAGCCAGTCTTTGTATTGGTGGTGGCATGGGAATGGCCATCGATATTTCTGTTTAA
- a CDS encoding exopolyphosphatase, which translates to MPVNINFSAIIVMGAQNIYVQVIDLTHAKVVEDTRYDIDLGEDVFSERVVHSDTVNEIATALNVIKDLLNEYHVSNYQFYATHAFHEAKNSEFVREQLEERSHFNIKWISQSQEALYRNLATNTYLKDFDKITQKNTLLIDISSGSVELIAYRDGKFTTSRTLKLGPLRVYEAMREIKESEPNYFAILRDYVDSRLIDFIRHFPDIKRTDNVILMGSSVAIIKPLISDLHKTLRFSNKEFNELYNEVKASNDQMLVQKYDVDEDDVPQILPFMTLLHELFKIFHPKRLWVSDLKFINGLTYDLLSKTSGNGKSHILRQQILISAHNLANQYQVEPRHQQFVEKFVLQLFDELKPLHGLNERDRLLIEIAAIVDDVGSFINNHNHYVHSEYIVKNSEIIGLSESELNMVAAISRYHSHKATSSALKHLENMNIDRRMRIMKLSAILRIADALDASRKQKIKSIDIGTWNPTQIIITATADQQIELEKLDFDRKGAFFESVFGVKPKLKGRLKI; encoded by the coding sequence ATGCCAGTCAACATCAATTTTTCAGCAATTATTGTAATGGGTGCCCAAAACATTTACGTTCAGGTGATTGATTTAACACATGCCAAGGTCGTCGAAGACACTCGTTATGATATTGATCTCGGTGAAGATGTCTTTTCCGAGCGCGTTGTGCATAGCGATACCGTTAATGAAATCGCAACGGCATTGAATGTTATCAAAGATTTACTCAATGAATATCACGTCAGTAATTATCAATTCTATGCGACACATGCATTTCATGAAGCTAAAAATTCAGAGTTCGTTAGGGAACAGCTTGAAGAACGAAGCCACTTCAATATTAAGTGGATTAGCCAAAGTCAAGAGGCCCTCTATCGTAACCTAGCTACCAATACCTACCTAAAAGATTTTGATAAAATTACCCAGAAAAACACCCTTTTAATTGATATCAGTTCCGGAAGTGTAGAATTAATTGCATACCGTGATGGTAAATTTACCACATCCAGGACCCTTAAACTGGGCCCGTTACGTGTCTACGAGGCAATGCGCGAAATTAAGGAATCAGAGCCAAATTACTTCGCAATTCTTCGTGACTATGTTGATAGTCGGTTGATTGATTTTATCAGGCACTTCCCAGATATTAAACGAACTGATAACGTCATTTTGATGGGGTCATCAGTTGCAATCATCAAACCGTTAATCAGTGACCTTCATAAGACGCTTAGATTCTCTAATAAAGAGTTTAATGAATTATATAATGAAGTTAAAGCTAGTAATGATCAGATGTTAGTGCAAAAATACGATGTGGATGAGGACGACGTTCCACAGATTCTTCCATTTATGACCCTCCTCCACGAATTATTTAAAATTTTCCATCCCAAACGCCTTTGGGTATCAGATTTAAAATTCATTAACGGATTGACATACGATTTACTTTCTAAAACTAGCGGTAACGGCAAAAGTCACATTTTAAGACAACAAATTCTTATTTCTGCCCATAATTTAGCAAATCAATACCAAGTCGAACCACGCCATCAACAATTTGTTGAAAAGTTCGTTCTTCAACTATTCGATGAGTTAAAACCACTACACGGCCTCAACGAACGGGACCGTTTATTGATCGAAATTGCAGCTATTGTTGATGACGTAGGTTCATTTATCAATAACCATAACCACTACGTTCATTCAGAATACATCGTCAAAAATTCTGAAATTATTGGGCTTTCTGAATCAGAGCTCAATATGGTGGCTGCCATTTCAAGATACCACAGCCATAAGGCCACTTCATCGGCCCTTAAGCACCTTGAAAATATGAACATCGACCGACGGATGCGAATTATGAAATTATCTGCGATTTTAAGGATTGCGGATGCACTAGATGCCAGCCGCAAGCAAAAAATCAAATCCATTGATATTGGAACATGGAACCCCACCCAAATCATCATTACCGCAACAGCTGATCAACAAATCGAGCTTGAAAAGCTTGATTTTGACCGGAAGGGCGCATTTTTTGAATCCGTATTCGGTGTTAAACCCAAATTGAAAGGAAGATTAAAAATATGA
- a CDS encoding RNA degradosome polyphosphate kinase: MKFDNPEYFNSRELSWLDFDSRVLDEANDTNNPLLERLRFLGITQSNLDEFFNIRVASLHKLVAVNYEQPDAAGLTPAQQLKGVSKKAHHLVDTQYNILFNELLPQLAKKNIHMLKMDQLSNRQIDFLDDYFHQKLYPVLTPLAVDVSRPFPFIANNTLNIALIITKKGQNEQESFATVQVPDVFSRVIKLPDASNDFILLEEVIKHYAGELFVGYTAHDMACFRVTRDMDIEADEDTSDLMREIKHELRQRERGQVMRLEIESSMSNQLRNRLIKEYQLDDDAIYVVDGPIDLTLVSKWIKQVQRHNNLLFDKFTPYFPTPLQDESMFDAISKSDVFVHHPYDSFQPVLNFIDQAANDPDTLAIKMTLYRVSPNSPIIRSLKHAAQNGKQVTALVELKARFDEANNLHWADELERAGCHVIYGLVGLKVHSKLTLIVRKEADGIKRYMHMGTGNYNDVTARLYTDMGIFTDNQEMGIDATNIFNMLSGFSEPPYFHKLTISPNGIRNYLMERIDDEIENVKAGKKGLVKMKMNSLSDTTIIKKLYEASAAGVKIDLIVRGICNLRVGIKGVSDNITVHSLVGQLLEHSRIYYFYADGEEKVFLSSADLMKRNLSRRVELLFPILQDDIREHIIQIYDILWDDNVKTRVLQPDDSWPHIAQNGAEPLNAQSFLIKNRKRIANALFKKDFGSSAKKKTTKFMPIRNHNGRKL, translated from the coding sequence ATGAAGTTTGATAATCCAGAATACTTCAATAGCCGTGAACTTAGTTGGCTTGACTTTGATAGTCGGGTCTTAGATGAAGCAAACGACACTAATAATCCCCTCTTGGAACGCCTTCGCTTCTTAGGCATTACCCAAAGTAATCTTGACGAGTTCTTTAACATCCGGGTCGCATCCCTTCACAAACTGGTTGCGGTTAACTACGAACAGCCAGATGCTGCTGGATTAACCCCCGCCCAACAACTAAAGGGAGTTTCCAAGAAGGCGCACCATTTAGTGGATACCCAATATAATATTTTATTTAATGAATTGCTTCCCCAATTAGCTAAAAAGAATATCCACATGCTTAAGATGGACCAACTAAGTAATCGACAAATTGACTTTTTAGATGATTACTTCCACCAAAAATTATATCCAGTGTTAACCCCACTTGCGGTGGATGTTTCAAGACCATTTCCATTCATTGCTAATAATACATTAAACATTGCATTGATCATCACTAAGAAGGGCCAAAATGAACAGGAATCTTTTGCTACCGTTCAGGTGCCGGATGTCTTTTCCAGAGTGATCAAGCTTCCGGACGCAAGCAACGACTTCATTTTATTAGAAGAGGTCATCAAGCACTACGCAGGTGAATTATTCGTTGGTTACACGGCCCATGACATGGCCTGCTTTAGGGTCACTCGTGACATGGATATCGAAGCGGATGAAGACACCTCAGATTTAATGCGCGAAATCAAGCATGAACTTAGGCAACGTGAACGGGGCCAGGTAATGCGATTAGAAATTGAATCCAGCATGAGTAATCAATTACGCAACCGTTTAATCAAGGAATACCAACTCGATGATGATGCAATTTACGTTGTCGATGGTCCAATTGACCTGACCCTAGTTAGCAAGTGGATCAAGCAAGTTCAACGACATAATAACTTGCTCTTTGATAAGTTTACGCCATACTTTCCAACCCCATTGCAAGATGAATCTATGTTTGACGCCATTTCTAAAAGCGATGTTTTCGTTCACCATCCCTATGACTCGTTCCAACCCGTCTTAAATTTCATCGACCAGGCTGCAAACGATCCGGATACACTGGCCATCAAGATGACCCTCTACCGGGTCTCACCCAATTCACCAATTATTAGATCACTTAAGCACGCCGCCCAAAATGGTAAGCAGGTCACCGCACTAGTTGAACTAAAAGCCCGCTTCGATGAGGCCAATAACCTTCATTGGGCTGATGAACTAGAACGGGCTGGGTGTCACGTTATTTATGGACTAGTCGGATTGAAGGTTCACAGTAAGTTAACCTTAATCGTCAGAAAAGAAGCGGATGGCATTAAGCGTTATATGCACATGGGAACTGGAAACTACAATGACGTCACCGCTCGCCTATACACTGATATGGGGATTTTTACAGATAACCAGGAAATGGGCATTGATGCCACTAACATCTTCAATATGTTATCGGGATTCTCGGAACCACCATACTTCCATAAGCTAACCATTTCACCAAATGGAATTCGGAATTACTTAATGGAACGTATTGATGACGAGATCGAAAACGTGAAGGCCGGTAAAAAGGGCTTGGTTAAAATGAAGATGAACTCACTATCGGACACGACCATTATCAAAAAACTATATGAGGCCAGTGCCGCCGGGGTTAAAATCGACCTAATCGTTCGCGGTATTTGTAATCTCCGGGTCGGAATCAAGGGCGTCAGTGATAACATTACGGTGCACTCACTAGTGGGCCAACTATTGGAACACAGCCGGATCTATTATTTCTACGCAGATGGCGAAGAAAAAGTCTTCCTATCTAGCGCTGATTTGATGAAACGAAACCTTAGTCGGCGGGTAGAATTACTCTTCCCAATCCTGCAGGATGATATTCGCGAACACATCATTCAAATTTACGATATTTTATGGGACGATAATGTTAAAACGCGCGTTCTACAGCCTGATGATTCATGGCCACACATTGCTCAAAACGGCGCAGAACCATTGAACGCCCAATCATTCTTAATTAAAAATCGTAAAAGAATTGCGAATGCATTATTCAAAAAGGATTTTGGCAGTTCAGCTAAGAAAAAGACCACTAAGTTCATGCCAATTCGTAACCACAATGGAAGGAAGCTTTAG
- a CDS encoding Ppx/GppA family phosphatase, translating to MEHFAVIDLGSNSARLAVTRIKEDGTFENIIERKEAVRLSENMGDEKVLKQPAIDRTITALESFKDAFKDLPNLTIRAVATAATRMAVNQADFLNEVKTKTGITLEVIPGTKEAYYDYLGVINSLPVVNGIIMDTGGASTELILVQNKRIINLISLPVGSVTLSEADVNADKPSAGQMYRVFDQLNDIYNDIWWLYRGTNLPIIGLGGSNRTLAKIKRRNDPDKLHWDDIHGFHMNAREVKDIFLKLMDSTLDERKDIPGLSKERADIIVGGLAPAMSLIWRLNSDRMIFSKQGLRYGVLYEHIENLRNAGTIEAPKQAGASND from the coding sequence ATGGAACATTTTGCAGTAATTGATTTGGGCTCAAATTCAGCCCGCCTTGCCGTTACTAGAATCAAAGAAGACGGGACGTTTGAAAATATTATCGAACGCAAGGAGGCCGTACGCTTATCCGAAAACATGGGTGATGAAAAAGTCTTAAAACAACCCGCCATTGACCGAACAATTACGGCCTTGGAATCCTTTAAAGATGCTTTTAAGGACCTGCCTAACTTGACCATCCGGGCAGTCGCTACTGCAGCCACTCGAATGGCAGTAAATCAAGCTGACTTTTTAAATGAAGTCAAAACAAAGACTGGAATTACATTAGAAGTAATCCCTGGGACCAAAGAAGCTTATTACGACTATTTAGGGGTAATCAACTCCTTGCCCGTGGTAAATGGAATCATCATGGATACCGGTGGCGCTAGTACCGAACTAATCCTAGTGCAGAATAAACGCATCATTAACTTAATTAGTTTACCCGTCGGTTCAGTGACCCTTTCCGAAGCAGACGTTAACGCCGATAAACCATCAGCTGGCCAAATGTATCGGGTCTTTGACCAACTCAATGATATTTATAACGACATTTGGTGGCTCTATCGGGGAACGAACCTACCAATTATCGGGCTGGGCGGTTCCAATCGGACGCTAGCCAAAATTAAGCGTCGCAATGATCCAGATAAGTTACACTGGGATGATATCCACGGCTTCCATATGAACGCGCGGGAAGTAAAGGACATCTTCTTAAAATTAATGGACTCCACATTAGATGAACGTAAGGACATTCCCGGTTTATCTAAGGAACGGGCTGACATTATCGTTGGTGGCTTGGCCCCCGCAATGTCATTAATCTGGCGCCTTAATTCTGATCGAATGATTTTCTCGAAACAGGGATTGCGCTATGGTGTCCTCTACGAACACATTGAAAATCTTCGTAATGCGGGAACGATTGAGGCTCCTAAGCAAGCGGGGGCTTCAAATGATTAA
- a CDS encoding L,D-transpeptidase — protein sequence MKKRILLIPLLLILTLGGCGANQSAHRQSTSQSSTNSASSKSTTAKNQTKKQPTINWRQPSEDKPYPKMQLSDHNWLKVSIKQQRVYVMSPQNKVLYTMNASTGAHNSTPRGTYHIQSERGHFFYNQSSKEGARYWTSWKDHGIYLFHTVPTNAQGQYIKSEARQLGKTANSHGCIRLSIPDAKWINQKVPTGTKVVIK from the coding sequence ATGAAAAAGCGCATCCTATTAATTCCATTATTATTAATACTGACGTTGGGTGGCTGTGGTGCTAATCAATCAGCCCATCGGCAATCGACTAGTCAATCTAGTACCAACTCAGCTAGTAGCAAGTCTACTACGGCTAAAAATCAAACCAAAAAACAACCCACCATCAACTGGCGGCAACCATCTGAAGATAAGCCATATCCAAAGATGCAATTGAGTGATCATAACTGGCTTAAAGTATCGATTAAGCAACAGCGCGTCTATGTAATGAGCCCTCAAAACAAGGTACTTTATACCATGAATGCATCCACCGGAGCCCATAATTCAACCCCGCGTGGGACTTATCATATTCAATCAGAGCGGGGCCATTTCTTCTATAATCAATCATCGAAGGAGGGGGCGCGTTATTGGACATCCTGGAAGGACCATGGCATCTATTTATTCCATACCGTGCCCACGAATGCACAGGGGCAATACATTAAATCAGAAGCTAGGCAACTGGGGAAAACGGCTAATTCACATGGCTGTATTCGCCTATCAATTCCAGATGCTAAGTGGATTAACCAAAAGGTTCCAACCGGAACGAAAGTGGTTATCAAATAA